The Peribacillus simplex genome contains a region encoding:
- a CDS encoding FAD-binding oxidoreductase: protein MEKEALDDLRQIIPDDRMFLDLAERYCYSYDASFGEYLPEIVIQPKNAEEISEVIKLANTHKIPVYPRGSGTSLSGGPLPVKGGMVIDMTLLRDKLIIDRENMLAIVSPGVITANIHKKAEEAGLFYPPDPSSSNVATIGGNLLENSSGPKGLKYGTTKEYVIGLEVVTPTGEIIRTGGKTVKNVTGYDLTRLIVGSEGTLGIVTEAIIRLIPKPQSKQTFVAHFNHLIDSGHAITSILSSGILPSALELMDNACIRAVESYRPSGLPLQAEAILIIEIDGHPLAIEEEINKCADICKAEGASYVKIAETEEERQTIWSARKSVSPAITQMGPTKISEDATVPRSQIPAMMDRLNNIREKYELNLVVFGHAGDGNLHPNIITDKRNITEMKKVELAVSEIFEAAIELGGTLSGEHGIGTLKSPYMEMELGITGVNMMKKIKEAWDPNNILNPGKIFPDKGQTRVVLVT, encoded by the coding sequence ATGGAGAAAGAAGCCCTGGACGACCTTAGGCAGATAATTCCAGATGACAGAATGTTCCTTGATTTGGCAGAAAGGTATTGTTATAGCTATGACGCTTCTTTTGGGGAATATTTACCTGAAATCGTTATACAGCCAAAAAATGCAGAGGAAATCAGTGAAGTGATTAAATTGGCCAATACTCACAAAATACCTGTTTACCCAAGGGGATCTGGAACTTCGCTAAGTGGAGGCCCATTACCTGTTAAAGGAGGGATGGTTATTGATATGACCCTTTTACGGGATAAATTGATCATTGATCGGGAAAATATGCTTGCCATTGTCTCTCCAGGTGTGATTACGGCAAATATCCATAAAAAGGCTGAAGAAGCCGGCTTGTTTTATCCGCCGGATCCAAGCAGTTCCAATGTTGCCACTATAGGCGGGAATCTATTAGAAAACTCCAGCGGCCCAAAGGGATTGAAATACGGAACGACAAAAGAATATGTGATAGGCCTGGAGGTGGTCACCCCGACGGGAGAAATCATTCGTACTGGCGGAAAGACCGTAAAAAATGTAACAGGGTATGATTTGACCCGATTGATCGTAGGATCGGAAGGTACCCTGGGCATCGTTACTGAGGCAATCATCCGCTTAATACCAAAACCTCAATCTAAACAAACTTTTGTCGCCCACTTCAATCATTTGATAGATTCTGGCCATGCCATTACCAGTATTTTATCATCAGGGATTCTACCATCTGCCCTGGAACTGATGGATAACGCGTGTATCCGTGCTGTCGAAAGCTATCGGCCTTCAGGATTGCCTCTACAGGCAGAAGCCATTCTGATCATAGAAATAGATGGTCACCCATTGGCGATTGAGGAAGAAATCAATAAATGCGCCGATATATGCAAGGCGGAGGGGGCTTCCTACGTCAAGATAGCGGAGACCGAGGAAGAACGCCAAACTATTTGGAGTGCGCGTAAATCTGTTTCCCCGGCCATTACACAAATGGGTCCTACAAAAATTTCTGAAGATGCGACCGTTCCACGCAGTCAAATACCGGCAATGATGGATAGATTAAACAATATCCGGGAGAAATACGAGTTGAACTTGGTTGTATTCGGTCATGCAGGGGATGGCAATTTACATCCGAACATCATTACCGATAAACGAAATATTACGGAAATGAAAAAAGTGGAGCTTGCAGTCAGTGAAATTTTTGAAGCCGCAATCGAACTAGGCGGAACACTTTCCGGGGAACATGGTATCGGTACTTTAAAGTCACCATATATGGAAATGGAATTAGGAATAACAGGGGTGAATATGATGAAAAAAATTAAAGAAGCATGGGACCCCAATAATATCCTGAATCCAGGAAAGATTTTTCCTGATAAAGGCCAGACAAGGGTCGTGTTGGTGACATGA
- a CDS encoding ABC transporter permease, translated as MKTFGGLRIAVAVLAIIYILIPLIVVIPASFTSANYPSFPAEGFSLQWYSKILERPEFLEAFLNSAKFAALAALFSVIFGTLGALGIAKYDIPGKSYITALLTSPLSVPQLVLGIALLMYFTPMMLAGTSTGFLIAHIVICIPYVMRLVLTGLSGFDYNLERAAAILGANPLTVFMKVTLPLIGSAAISGGLFAFLTSFDNVTVSLFMVSPEMRTLPIEIFSQMQDAYNPIVASVSSVVIFISVLLIVILEKIQGVGKVFGGSHHTNG; from the coding sequence ATGAAAACGTTTGGCGGCCTTCGGATTGCCGTAGCCGTGTTGGCAATTATCTATATCTTGATACCGCTCATTGTCGTTATACCCGCTTCTTTTACAAGTGCCAATTATCCAAGTTTTCCGGCTGAAGGCTTTTCACTGCAATGGTATTCCAAGATCTTGGAGCGTCCTGAATTTTTGGAAGCCTTTTTGAACAGTGCGAAGTTCGCAGCATTAGCTGCCCTTTTCTCCGTCATATTCGGAACTTTGGGTGCCCTTGGCATCGCAAAGTATGATATACCTGGAAAATCGTATATTACGGCCCTTTTAACTTCTCCACTAAGTGTTCCGCAATTAGTCTTGGGGATTGCACTTTTAATGTACTTTACACCAATGATGCTTGCCGGTACGTCTACAGGATTTTTAATTGCCCATATCGTCATTTGCATACCATATGTTATGCGGCTCGTATTAACCGGTTTAAGTGGATTTGATTATAATCTCGAACGCGCCGCGGCCATTCTTGGAGCGAATCCACTAACAGTATTCATGAAAGTGACACTGCCGCTAATTGGATCCGCGGCCATCTCAGGGGGATTATTCGCATTTTTGACATCATTTGATAATGTAACGGTCTCTCTCTTTATGGTATCACCGGAAATGCGAACGCTGCCGATCGAAATATTCTCGCAAATGCAGGATGCCTACAATCCAATCGTCGCATCCGTGTCAAGCGTGGTTATTTTCATATCAGTCCTTCTTATCGTCATACTTGAAAAAATCCAAGGTGTCGGGAAAGTTTTTGGTGGTTCCCATCATACTAACGGTTAA
- a CDS encoding ABC transporter permease: MEPIRSYASQEIEQETNPIEPQKEPKIKKRKVWVPGLLLLTPILLFIFGFFVIPMLYILYLSFISTDNLGGADAVYSLKNYTQLFTDSYYLSSLWLTVKISLYSVLVALFLGYPVALTMAKSSARIRGYITLLIVSPLLVSIVVRNFGWYLLLLPNGTINQTLMALGIIDAPLKLLFSEIGVVIGLSNAYLPFMILSIVASLYNIDPSLDKAGAILGASPFRRFFSITLPLSIPGIVSGCILVFSLSMSAYVTPALMGGANVPVMPVVIYDQINNLLHWTFGSALSYILLATTVISVAVFTRVFEKGKFKEVFR, translated from the coding sequence ATGGAGCCCATCAGAAGTTATGCTAGTCAAGAAATAGAACAGGAGACGAATCCTATTGAACCGCAAAAGGAACCTAAAATCAAGAAGAGGAAAGTCTGGGTTCCGGGATTACTCCTTTTAACGCCGATTCTGCTTTTCATATTTGGTTTCTTTGTCATACCGATGTTATACATTTTATATTTAAGCTTCATATCAACAGATAATCTTGGAGGAGCGGATGCAGTTTATAGCCTAAAAAACTATACACAATTATTTACCGATAGCTATTACTTATCTTCTTTATGGCTGACAGTGAAAATCAGTTTATATTCTGTCTTGGTTGCTTTATTTCTTGGATATCCGGTAGCTTTGACGATGGCCAAAAGTTCAGCACGGATCAGAGGGTATATCACTCTCTTGATCGTGTCCCCGCTCTTGGTAAGTATAGTTGTCCGTAATTTTGGCTGGTACCTTTTGCTATTGCCTAATGGAACGATTAATCAAACCTTGATGGCCCTTGGCATAATAGATGCACCATTGAAACTATTGTTTTCGGAAATCGGGGTTGTGATTGGGCTATCCAATGCATATCTTCCTTTCATGATCTTATCCATCGTTGCCAGTTTATATAATATTGATCCTTCTCTGGATAAGGCAGGAGCAATACTTGGGGCAAGCCCATTCAGAAGGTTCTTTTCGATTACATTGCCGTTAAGTATCCCTGGTATCGTCTCTGGCTGCATTCTCGTATTCAGTTTATCAATGAGCGCTTATGTTACGCCTGCACTAATGGGGGGAGCCAATGTGCCGGTGATGCCTGTTGTCATTTATGATCAAATAAATAACTTGCTGCATTGGACATTCGGATCTGCTCTTTCTTATATTCTATTAGCAACCACTGTCATATCAGTGGCCGTCTTTACCAGGGTGTTTGAAAAAGGGAAATTCAAGGAGGTATTCAGATGA
- a CDS encoding ABC transporter ATP-binding protein, with the protein MNRQHLEAVQGFGSNKNDVEIKGAFKQFGTNVVLNGIDLEVKQGELLTLLGPSGCGKSTTLNLIAGFLDADRGEVHIKGNNVTKVPPYKRDLGMVFQTYSLFPHMTVYENLSFGLKLRKVSKAEQKKKISKALELVKMSGLENRYPRELSGGQRQRVAISRALVVEPELLLLDEPLSNLDAKLRHELRAEIKRLQKEIGVTTIFVTHDQEEALSMSDRVVVMNAGKIEQISTPTEIYNHPKTEFVFQFIGKSNCFEGTVSAVDKRKVSVMIGPDITHVDANNIMGNDSDLKTGDEVKLYIRPEKLQIVSLDEKSTSPLDFQHAKISQINYLGTSWEINVLLHGKSIQVLTSAFDASWQNGSEVLIGWSPSEVMLVKK; encoded by the coding sequence ATGAATAGGCAACACCTGGAGGCAGTTCAGGGATTTGGGTCAAACAAAAATGATGTAGAGATAAAAGGCGCGTTTAAACAATTTGGAACGAATGTTGTCCTGAATGGCATTGATCTGGAGGTGAAACAAGGAGAGTTACTTACTCTTCTTGGGCCTTCAGGGTGTGGAAAGTCCACAACCTTGAACCTAATTGCAGGGTTCCTCGATGCTGATCGGGGTGAGGTCCATATTAAGGGCAATAATGTTACGAAGGTTCCGCCTTATAAGCGAGATTTAGGAATGGTTTTTCAAACTTATTCGCTTTTTCCTCATATGACAGTCTATGAAAATCTCAGTTTTGGCTTGAAACTGCGCAAAGTTAGTAAAGCTGAGCAAAAAAAGAAGATAAGTAAAGCGCTTGAATTAGTGAAAATGTCAGGATTGGAGAATCGTTATCCAAGGGAATTATCAGGAGGTCAGCGTCAGCGTGTTGCGATTTCCAGAGCACTTGTAGTTGAACCGGAGCTCCTTTTGCTTGACGAACCGCTTTCAAACCTAGATGCAAAGTTGCGCCATGAACTCAGGGCCGAGATAAAGCGCTTACAAAAGGAAATTGGCGTAACGACCATTTTTGTGACCCATGATCAAGAAGAAGCTCTTTCCATGTCTGATCGAGTCGTGGTCATGAATGCAGGGAAAATTGAACAAATCAGTACTCCGACTGAGATTTACAATCATCCCAAGACTGAATTCGTGTTTCAATTCATCGGAAAATCGAATTGTTTTGAAGGGACTGTGTCCGCTGTGGATAAGCGGAAAGTTTCAGTCATGATAGGGCCTGATATCACTCATGTCGATGCAAACAACATCATGGGAAATGATAGTGATTTGAAAACCGGTGATGAGGTGAAGCTTTATATTAGACCGGAAAAACTGCAAATTGTTTCACTTGATGAAAAATCCACCTCTCCATTGGATTTCCAACATGCTAAGATCAGCCAAATTAACTATCTTGGTACCTCTTGGGAAATCAATGTTCTATTACATGGTAAAAGTATTCAAGTATTGACTTCCGCCTTCGATGCATCATGGCAAAATGGAAGTGAGGTGTTGATTGGATGGAGCCCATCAGAAGTTATGCTAGTCAAGAAATAG
- a CDS encoding ABC transporter substrate-binding protein: protein MTLKKLLSLLSIIVLIALAGCGNPTPQKPGESVQTSAGEKGEKKITIAGNGGVIESAIRDVIAPKFKEETGITVNYISGLSGEILSKVELQKNAPQIDVALFVPVDVIRAKEKELIVPIDESNVPNMKSVDPRFIPVEKAAAPAFGLVIAPAYNTETFKKNGLKPIESWNDLVSPDYEGKTAFSDITNDWGFNTLNGLAISNGGSTEDMEPGLEKAKDLAAYSNTFYKNSTQMMPAVQQGAADVTVMGSYSIGELAVSGIPIKMAVPKEGVPLQAFSAGLVKNTPNSKEALEFINYVISEEAQALISEKGFYPTVEGMKIPEKYEESIGLKASDKTFKPDFAKFAEIRAEVSDRWAKEVTPELGKKLK, encoded by the coding sequence ATGACTTTGAAAAAACTGCTGAGTCTTTTATCAATAATTGTATTGATCGCTCTTGCGGGATGTGGTAATCCCACTCCGCAAAAACCGGGGGAATCCGTCCAAACGAGTGCGGGTGAAAAAGGAGAGAAAAAAATAACGATTGCCGGTAATGGAGGTGTCATTGAAAGTGCCATCAGGGATGTGATCGCACCAAAGTTCAAAGAAGAAACGGGAATCACTGTTAATTATATTTCCGGTTTATCAGGTGAAATTCTATCCAAAGTGGAATTACAGAAGAACGCTCCGCAAATAGATGTTGCCCTTTTTGTACCGGTTGATGTAATTCGCGCTAAAGAAAAGGAACTGATCGTACCAATTGATGAGTCCAATGTTCCCAATATGAAATCGGTGGATCCACGTTTCATTCCGGTTGAAAAGGCTGCCGCGCCAGCATTCGGTTTAGTCATTGCACCAGCCTATAATACGGAAACCTTTAAAAAGAATGGGTTAAAACCAATTGAATCTTGGAATGATCTTGTATCACCTGATTACGAAGGTAAAACGGCATTTTCGGATATTACGAATGACTGGGGTTTCAATACCCTTAATGGTCTGGCGATTTCAAACGGCGGCAGTACGGAAGATATGGAACCAGGTCTTGAAAAAGCGAAAGATCTTGCAGCTTATTCCAATACCTTTTATAAAAACTCAACGCAAATGATGCCAGCTGTCCAACAAGGAGCTGCTGACGTGACGGTCATGGGAAGTTACTCCATAGGTGAACTAGCCGTTTCAGGTATTCCCATTAAGATGGCCGTACCTAAAGAAGGTGTACCGCTTCAAGCTTTTAGTGCTGGTCTCGTGAAAAATACGCCAAATAGCAAAGAAGCCCTTGAATTCATCAACTATGTAATCAGTGAAGAAGCGCAAGCTTTAATTTCCGAAAAAGGATTTTATCCAACTGTAGAAGGAATGAAAATTCCAGAGAAATATGAAGAGTCAATCGGCCTTAAAGCAAGTGATAAAACATTCAAACCTGATTTCGCCAAGTTTGCCGAAATCCGCGCAGAGGTGTCAGACAGATGGGCGAAAGAGGTTACTCCTGAATTAGGGAAAAAACTCAAATAA
- a CDS encoding TAXI family TRAP transporter solute-binding subunit gives MKNGALFIKVALLFCFMTGCSFMNEQQEISKPATTLIQSQLTSEGQDLNNRMLIIGTGDMTGVYFSLGQRLSNMYEKYNGTVSGTQVTHASIENTELVSRHRAEIGFTTVDVLDLPETDKSKLRALTALYSNYVQIVTTKQNDIDSLEDLVGKRISVGTAGSGTRLIAERILLESDIPTDQLNLSYLSFSQSAEALRNGTIDAAFFSSGIPNNEIAFISKQTELSFIPIPGDIIEGLQKQYGVYTHDEIPRDTYGGMKKNVQTISIKNVLVTYKEMSDPHAYSLVKTLYEHLPELQHTHPAASDISINEATKQVPLDFHPGAMNYFNEQGIIGDQ, from the coding sequence ATGAAGAATGGAGCACTCTTTATAAAAGTCGCTTTGTTATTTTGTTTCATGACAGGATGTTCTTTTATGAATGAGCAGCAGGAAATATCTAAACCTGCTACTACCTTGATTCAGAGTCAACTAACTTCTGAAGGACAGGATTTAAATAATAGGATGCTAATCATTGGAACTGGAGATATGACAGGTGTTTATTTTTCATTAGGACAAAGATTATCAAATATGTATGAAAAATATAATGGGACTGTGTCAGGTACCCAGGTAACACATGCTTCCATCGAAAATACTGAATTGGTTAGCCGCCATCGTGCAGAAATTGGTTTTACCACAGTGGATGTACTGGATTTGCCTGAAACGGATAAATCCAAGTTAAGAGCTTTAACGGCCCTATATTCCAATTATGTACAAATTGTTACTACTAAACAAAATGATATTGATTCCTTGGAAGATTTAGTTGGTAAACGCATTAGTGTGGGAACGGCAGGAAGCGGTACAAGGCTTATTGCAGAGCGGATACTGTTAGAATCTGATATACCGACTGATCAATTGAATTTATCCTATCTTTCTTTTTCTCAATCTGCAGAAGCATTACGAAATGGTACCATTGATGCAGCTTTCTTTTCTTCGGGAATTCCGAATAATGAAATCGCTTTCATATCCAAGCAGACCGAACTATCTTTTATTCCAATTCCGGGAGACATCATTGAAGGTCTTCAAAAACAATATGGAGTTTATACTCATGATGAAATTCCCAGAGATACATACGGGGGAATGAAAAAAAATGTCCAAACGATTTCAATTAAAAATGTCCTGGTGACCTACAAGGAAATGTCTGATCCTCATGCATACAGCCTTGTGAAAACATTATATGAACATCTGCCTGAACTACAGCATACACATCCAGCTGCTTCGGATATTTCAATAAATGAAGCAACTAAACAAGTTCCACTTGATTTTCATCCAGGGGCCATGAATTATTTTAACGAACAAGGAATTATTGGAGATCAATGA
- a CDS encoding sigma-54-dependent transcriptional regulator, producing MKMRVLVIDDEPAICTALSFALEDSYQVVTTTDPDEGLRKIDNQPFDIVLLDLRIGNKSGLDVLQKIKQIAPNVTVIMMTAYSSIETSIEAIKKGAYYYIEKPINIEELSLLLMRAAEFKQMSNQLETLHEELEIQKGFGNFLGNSKAMQRIFSMIERVKDIDSSVLITGESGTGKELVARNIHTLGRRKNNPMQIVNCAAIPEMLLESELFGYEKGAFSGATQRKEGKFVAANGGILFLDEISEMPLPLQAKLLRVLQEREVTPLGSNAKISLDVRIISAANKNLEQMVMEGDFREDLYFRLNVIPISMPPLRDRKEDLPILMDYFIKKHAKDMNREDKVFSAAARRILLDYHYPGNVRELGNIIEYAVALSNSKKMEDTDLPQYVQEQKFILQPDGNDEDFNSFKIPIGISMKEIEEKVITATLQYCKNHRQKTAQILKISERSLRDKIKLISKGE from the coding sequence ATGAAAATGCGTGTATTGGTAATTGATGATGAACCTGCTATTTGCACTGCTCTTAGCTTTGCGTTGGAAGATTCTTATCAGGTCGTGACAACCACTGATCCGGATGAGGGGCTCCGGAAGATCGACAATCAGCCTTTTGATATTGTATTACTTGATTTGAGAATAGGAAATAAAAGTGGACTTGATGTCCTGCAGAAAATCAAACAAATAGCACCTAACGTAACAGTCATCATGATGACTGCCTATTCATCCATTGAAACTTCCATCGAGGCCATAAAAAAGGGGGCCTACTACTATATTGAAAAGCCGATTAATATTGAAGAACTTTCTTTGCTCTTGATGAGGGCAGCCGAATTCAAACAGATGTCCAATCAATTGGAGACATTGCATGAAGAATTGGAGATTCAAAAGGGGTTTGGTAATTTCCTTGGCAACAGCAAGGCGATGCAGCGTATTTTCTCAATGATCGAAAGAGTGAAAGATATTGATTCCAGTGTTCTTATCACGGGTGAAAGTGGTACTGGCAAGGAGCTTGTAGCCCGAAACATCCATACGCTAGGAAGAAGGAAAAACAATCCAATGCAGATTGTCAATTGTGCTGCAATTCCTGAGATGCTACTGGAATCTGAGTTGTTCGGTTATGAGAAGGGGGCATTTTCCGGTGCAACACAGAGGAAGGAAGGGAAATTCGTTGCTGCTAATGGAGGCATCCTTTTTCTTGATGAGATTAGTGAAATGCCACTTCCTCTTCAGGCCAAATTATTACGAGTGTTGCAGGAACGGGAAGTGACGCCTCTAGGGTCCAATGCAAAAATCTCCTTGGATGTCCGTATTATAAGTGCAGCCAACAAAAACCTGGAACAAATGGTGATGGAAGGGGATTTTAGGGAGGATTTGTATTTCAGGCTAAATGTCATTCCCATCTCGATGCCGCCTTTAAGAGATAGAAAAGAAGATTTACCGATCCTTATGGATTATTTTATAAAAAAGCACGCTAAGGATATGAATCGTGAAGATAAGGTGTTCTCGGCAGCCGCACGCCGGATATTACTGGATTATCATTACCCTGGGAATGTCCGTGAGCTTGGTAACATCATAGAATATGCTGTCGCCCTATCAAACTCGAAAAAAATGGAGGATACCGACTTGCCGCAATATGTTCAAGAACAGAAGTTCATTCTCCAGCCGGATGGCAATGACGAGGATTTTAATAGTTTCAAAATCCCTATTGGCATATCCATGAAAGAGATAGAAGAAAAAGTCATAACGGCCACACTTCAATACTGTAAAAACCATCGGCAAAAAACAGCTCAAATCTTAAAAATTTCTGAAAGAAGCCTTCGTGATAAAATCAAGCTCATTTCAAAAGGAGAATAA
- a CDS encoding transporter substrate-binding domain-containing protein: protein MIVFVQTFWSPAVFAEQKTFIIAGESALPPFSFENEAGELTGINIDLMEEIAKYNGVDFKYIPMRMEEAEKALSNGTIDAIVGSTYNTEKDNQLDFTQSYFTMSQSIIIPNKRKQDIHTLTDLRDSHVVLDQNTQVISTFLNMRNTNLTTVSNQYSGILTLLNNRADVFIGNKWTADFYLKKFRQEKNYIILDEVIEPADYTIAVKKGNQSLLFMMDNTLTELKANRNINGIIDKWVMPQSNQKIARLEQFIFWLIIILTAVALVLLIIYIWNQKLKKSVHNQTLKLHLLNKDLEEQRQNIANAEAFKDQILNNTNNGIITFDLDFMITSCNAKASDILNISKEMILNFMNHSQLIRNFGAFNQERNGNNRTGSFRILVFDDENEQKVISYSMHKMFNSENIQTGYLLSLNDETEKKTLEKKLVTQEKLHALGQLVAGVAHEIRNPLTAIKAFIDLLPSKYDNPQFRQVLMEHLPTEVNRLNAIVTDLIEYARPRPPNITNCHAHELISLLAFHKVTMEKKQINFEQTIEEDLIFYIDLQQIQQVLLNLVLNSIHAVEETNEKTIKITIDKENEKTGRITISDTGKGMKQEELNHIFEPFFTNKEKGVGLGLTLSYRLIKENNGDIHVKSYPNSGTKFTISLPLYIE, encoded by the coding sequence TTGATAGTCTTTGTTCAAACGTTTTGGTCTCCCGCTGTTTTTGCTGAACAAAAAACATTTATAATTGCTGGGGAAAGTGCTCTTCCTCCATTTTCATTTGAAAATGAAGCTGGTGAACTGACGGGCATTAATATTGATTTAATGGAGGAAATAGCAAAATATAATGGCGTGGATTTCAAATATATTCCGATGAGGATGGAAGAAGCTGAAAAAGCCTTAAGTAATGGAACAATTGATGCTATTGTTGGAAGTACCTATAATACCGAAAAAGATAACCAACTTGATTTCACTCAATCCTATTTTACAATGTCCCAATCCATAATCATTCCAAATAAAAGGAAACAGGATATTCATACGTTAACGGATCTACGTGATTCACATGTTGTCCTTGACCAAAACACTCAAGTAATCAGTACATTTCTAAATATGAGGAATACAAATTTAACGACCGTTTCGAATCAATACTCGGGTATTTTAACATTATTGAACAACCGTGCAGATGTATTCATCGGAAACAAATGGACTGCAGATTTCTATTTGAAAAAGTTCCGCCAAGAAAAGAATTACATCATTCTCGATGAAGTCATTGAGCCAGCGGATTATACGATTGCAGTGAAAAAAGGGAATCAATCGCTTCTTTTCATGATGGATAATACACTCACAGAACTTAAAGCCAACCGAAATATCAATGGGATAATTGATAAATGGGTCATGCCACAATCCAATCAAAAAATTGCCAGGCTGGAGCAATTCATATTCTGGTTGATCATAATCCTAACTGCCGTGGCCCTTGTTCTTCTAATCATTTACATATGGAATCAAAAGCTAAAAAAATCCGTTCATAACCAGACGTTGAAATTACATTTATTAAATAAGGATTTAGAGGAACAAAGGCAAAACATTGCTAATGCTGAAGCGTTCAAAGATCAAATCTTAAACAATACCAATAATGGAATCATTACATTCGATCTCGATTTCATGATTACCAGCTGCAATGCAAAGGCATCAGACATTCTTAACATTTCCAAGGAAATGATTCTGAATTTTATGAATCATTCGCAATTAATAAGGAATTTCGGGGCTTTTAATCAAGAACGAAATGGGAATAATCGTACGGGCTCTTTTCGTATCTTGGTATTTGATGACGAAAATGAACAGAAGGTGATTTCATATTCGATGCATAAGATGTTCAATTCTGAAAATATACAAACTGGATACCTACTTTCCCTGAATGATGAGACGGAAAAGAAAACATTGGAGAAAAAATTGGTCACACAAGAAAAGCTGCACGCTCTTGGTCAACTGGTTGCGGGTGTCGCACATGAAATAAGGAATCCTTTGACAGCGATTAAAGCATTCATTGATTTACTTCCGAGTAAATATGATAATCCTCAATTCCGACAAGTTCTAATGGAACACTTGCCTACTGAAGTTAACCGTTTGAATGCGATCGTTACCGATTTAATTGAATATGCACGTCCGCGTCCGCCAAATATTACAAATTGCCACGCTCATGAACTTATATCATTACTTGCTTTTCATAAGGTGACAATGGAAAAAAAACAAATAAATTTCGAGCAGACGATTGAGGAGGACCTTATTTTTTATATAGATTTACAACAAATTCAGCAAGTACTTCTTAACTTGGTGTTGAATTCGATTCATGCCGTTGAAGAAACAAATGAAAAGACCATTAAAATCACCATTGATAAAGAGAACGAAAAGACAGGGCGGATTACCATATCCGATACGGGAAAAGGGATGAAACAGGAGGAACTGAACCATATTTTCGAGCCCTTTTTCACAAATAAAGAAAAGGGCGTCGGTTTGGGACTAACGTTATCGTATAGGTTAATTAAAGAAAATAACGGAGATATCCATGTGAAAAGTTATCCTAATTCAGGTACGAAATTCACCATTTCACTACCATTATATATCGAATAG
- a CDS encoding YdeI/OmpD-associated family protein gives MTNSRMNPKVDEFLSKAKKWQEEYETLRNIVLDCELTEEFKWMHPCYTFEKKNIVLIHGFKEYCALLFHKGALLQDAHGILIQQTENVQGARQIRFTNVQEIVATESILKAYIHEAIEVEKAGLEVNFKKNDEFIIPEELHNKFDEIPALKTAFEALTPGRQRAYILHFSQPKQSKTRESRVEKCMQKILNGKGLKD, from the coding sequence ATGACAAATAGTAGAATGAATCCTAAGGTTGATGAATTTTTAAGTAAAGCTAAAAAGTGGCAGGAAGAGTATGAGACGTTGAGAAATATCGTCCTTGACTGTGAACTTACCGAAGAATTTAAATGGATGCATCCTTGTTACACGTTTGAGAAAAAAAACATAGTTTTAATACATGGCTTTAAAGAATATTGTGCGCTTCTGTTTCACAAAGGTGCCTTGTTACAGGATGCCCACGGGATTCTAATCCAACAAACGGAGAATGTACAGGGAGCGCGCCAGATTCGGTTCACCAATGTTCAAGAGATTGTTGCAACGGAATCCATTCTGAAAGCCTATATTCATGAAGCGATTGAAGTTGAAAAAGCCGGTTTGGAAGTCAATTTTAAAAAGAACGATGAATTCATAATTCCTGAAGAACTTCATAACAAATTCGATGAAATCCCTGCCTTGAAAACTGCTTTTGAAGCATTGACCCCGGGACGGCAAAGAGCATACATTCTTCATTTTTCTCAACCCAAACAATCCAAAACTCGAGAGTCAAGAGTTGAAAAATGCATGCAGAAAATTCTCAATGGAAAGGGATTAAAAGATTAA
- a CDS encoding SRPBCC family protein, with the protein MNLTVSQDFNFKSPIEKVWLALTDANTLARWVMANNIKPVVGHKFQFRNEQWNLIIDSEVLEVEEPYKLSYTWVGGGINTTVTWTLKHEDGTTYLNLEQTGFEKEDQAFNGAKYGWAKMGEDLNKVLEEL; encoded by the coding sequence ATGAATTTAACAGTATCACAAGATTTTAATTTTAAGAGCCCGATCGAGAAGGTATGGCTTGCCTTAACGGATGCAAATACTCTTGCGAGATGGGTAATGGCTAATAATATTAAACCTGTCGTCGGACATAAATTTCAGTTTCGGAATGAACAGTGGAATTTAATTATTGATTCCGAAGTGCTTGAAGTGGAGGAGCCATATAAGTTATCTTACACTTGGGTAGGTGGCGGGATAAACACTACAGTCACATGGACATTAAAGCACGAGGATGGAACAACCTACTTAAATCTCGAACAAACAGGATTCGAAAAAGAAGATCAAGCGTTCAATGGTGCGAAATATGGTTGGGCGAAAATGGGCGAAGATCTTAATAAAGTGTTAGAGGAATTGTAA